Genomic segment of Arachis hypogaea cultivar Tifrunner chromosome 11, arahy.Tifrunner.gnm2.J5K5, whole genome shotgun sequence:
TCTGAAATAATAATGCGACCCTCTTCTACTCTTTTAACTTCATCCTTGTTAGTATACAATTGATGGTTTTTCATTGATATTAATAATCCTAGTTGAAGCAAGTGCAGCGTTAGTAACAAACTCATACCAGTGATTATTTTCAGCAGCAAAAATACTAGTTCAGTGATGttttcaacaacaaaatcaaaatgtAGTCATGTATTACAGCAACAAAACTGAGAAAGAAAGAACAGCGGAATTTGTTGGAACTCACCAAATCGGGAACCAAATTTTGGTTGCGTGAAGGAAGCTGATGGTGAGACTCGGAGCAAGGAGACGACAAAGACGACCAGCCCCGGAACCTACTGCTTCTGTCGCCAGCGACTATGAGCAAACGGAGGGTGGTAACAAGACAGAGAGCGACAACGACAATCGACAATCAATCCGAGGACCTACAAAATCAAGCATTCAATCCTGAAGATTACTGCTTCATATTACTGTTGTTGCTTTTAATGTTAGACAGCAGTCCAAATAGCTTAACAGttggaaaaaaaaggagaatgcttaacaattgagaaaaaaaaaggagaatactaaatatttgttttgAACTTTGCACAAAAAAGCTTAATAATTGAACTATGCCTTGATATCCTTTTGGGTTTAGCAACTGGGTGTTATgcccaaaaaatataaatataaaatattgacTATGGTCAAAGAAAGATAACTTACACCACTATCTAGTTATACCATTTCAAAGTTGATTTATTatactaatcaaatttaaatctagtttttatttttcttttcattgtttTCCCTCTTTTGTTGTGTGtgttggggggggggggtgggTTGTTTTATGAATTCAGGCCATTCTCTCGGGGGAACCAAGTATTGTTGAGGCAGCTGCTGCATTGTTGAAGGCTATTGTTACCAGGGATCCCAAGGCCATGATACGTCTATACAGCACCAGTGCATTTTATTTTGCACTGGCCTATCCAGGATCTAATCTACTTTCAATTGGGCAACTCTTTACCGTCACCCTTGTCCACCAAGGATTTCATGGTGGCGAAGAGGCTGCGGTTTCAGCTTCATTGCCTTTGGCAAAACGCAGTGTTCTTGGTGGACTTCTTCCTGAATCTTTGTTGTATGTATTGAAGCGCAGTGGTCCAGCAGCATTTGCTGCTGCAATGGTATCAGATTCTGACACTCCTGAGATAATATGGACTCATAAAATGAGGGCAGAAAATTTAATACGTCAGGTATTGCAAATTAAGGTCTGATGTGTATGGTTTTTTATAGAATACAAGTGTACTTCCCAAACTACCTTTCCGGTATTGTTCATGCGGTTCGATTTATCCCTGTTCACTGTATTTATCAGGTTTTGCAACACCTTGGTGATTTTCCACAGAAATTGTCACAGTATTGCCATGTTTTGTATGACTATGCCCCAATGCCTCCAGTTACATACCCTGAACTTAGAGATGAAATGTGGTGTCATCATTATTACTAGAGGAATCTGTGTGATGAAATCCGCTTTCCAAATTGGCCTATTGTTGAGCAGCTTGCAAGATCCTTGAAATATCCTTGGATGATGTATCCAGTGATGATGTAAATAAAAAGCACTATTCGGAGGTATCAGATGAAACATCTAGCTattcaaagcaaattgaaaatatCGACGAGGAAAAGTTAAAGCGACGATATCAAAAACTTGCTATGAAATATCATCCTGTCAAAAACCCTGAAGGAAGGGAGAAGTTTCTTGCTATACAGAAGGCTTATGAACGCCTCCAGGTAAACATAGTTTGCATGTTACAAGCTTATTTGGATTCATATATCAATAGAAGTTACTAGGATAGCGTGATATTCAGCACAACTATCCTCATGTTGAAGTTAACTGCTTGTTATTTTGAAGTCTTCAAATGCCCATGGGGACATGTTTTGTTGTCTTAATTTTTGATATGTAAGTATATCATGCAAACAAGTCCATGTACTTTCTTTAGTGTGAGAAATGAGAAATGGTGTGATAGCCCCTGTCACCCAGATTGGGAGAGTTTTGTAGATGCATAAACTGTTTTGTTCTTTTCTCCTTTTGCAAGCCAGCTATAGACAGGCTGTTATATGCATGCACAGATTTGGGGTGGCAAAATCATGATGTATGTTAaaatttctttttgcttcttgggGGAATTTATGTGATATAATATCATTTGCTTGCAACAGTAGGTTTTTATATCCTAATTCACTGAATATTTACCTTTTGCGAACTGTATCTTAGGCTACCATGCAAGGATTGCAAGGTCCTCAGCCTTGGAGATTGCTTCTTTTGCTGAAGGGGACAATGCATTTTATACAGAAGATATAGAGACATATTGGAGCTATTCAAATATGCTGGCTATCCCATGTTGTTAAGTGCTGTTACTGTGGACAAGGATGATAAGAATTTTCTTTCTTTCAGATGGAGCACCTCTCCTTGTTGCAGCATCAGAGCTTGTTTGCCTGGCGTAAAATTCCATTCTAGCTCATGCTGCTCGTTGACTTTTATTGTGGCCAGATGTGCATCTTCATTGAATGGAGAAGAGCTGGTGAGAGATGGAGGAGTGCAACTTCTTGCAACTCTTCTTTCCCGTTGCATGTATGTTGTTCAACCATCTACTCCTGGAAATGAACCACAAACATCATGCGAACATTTTCAGTTCTTAGTCAATTTGAGGCTGCCGGATCTGAAATACTCGAGTTTTCTGGGCTAGTTCCAGACATTGTGCACGGCACTGAGTTTGAGCTTCTACCAGGAGCTGTTGATGCTGCTCTACAGTCTATTGCCAATGTTTCTGTTTCATCTGAGTTGCAGGATGCTTTATTGAGGGCTGGTGTTTTTATGGTatgtcaattattattatttttttttttttgggataaaaTGCTTGGTATTTCTCTCTCAACTATAGGTATGCAGGAGGATGTCCCATTTGTCGCCAAATAGCTTAAGTATTTATTCAGTAAGATGAGCTTTACCATCACATGAAAATTTACTGTGTATGAAAGTAACTCCGCAAACAGCTATCTACTAAGCTCTCTAGATTTTGCAAAGGCTTAATTTTCAAAGCTTACTATATATTACTTATGAAACTGATCTCAACATCTGATTGGGTTCAAAACCCGTTTTTCTAAGTTCATCCATACATGACAAAGATGTTTCATGTGTGTGCTCTTGGTGGAGCAGATAATACCAACAGTACTTATGCAATGATAGGGAATCCTTTCAACTTTTGGCTCTCTTAGGTATctttgatgatttttctgtcttctAACAACTGACAATAGGATATTGTCTCTTGATTCCTCTGGTAGTTTTAGCTGTAAATCTCACtttcaatttttaaaaggaaTTACAGATTGAAGAAAAAATTGTGAGTAAAATGATCATGATAGTATTTCATTAAGCAGCAGCAGCAATTGCCATAGGAAATAGTTGAGAACAGGAAATTTTATGCAATAAACTGAAATCAAAGATGCATCCAGTCCTGAAATACAAAAGGATACCAAATGACAATAACTTTTTCAGAGACGGGCTTTGAGAAACCATGTACATACACACTACGATGCGCAACACAAGTACGTTAAATAAAATTTGCATTCCAGATAGAAAATTAgataataactaattaactatATACCTTGTTAAATTGTAAAACACCTAGTCCCTCACTGATAGGATCCAAATTTTGGGACAATGAGTATGCATGCTTACATACTGCAAATAGAATAAGATTCCATTAGAACAATTGTTAGGAACCTTAAGAGCTTCAATAACCGAATTAAAGCATATATTGGCACTCCCAAGCCACTATCTTATTTCAAATGACATAATCATTTTCAAATTAGCACACAATTAAGCCATATGTTGATTTTAACCAATTTAAATTGTCAGCTAAATCAAAGGCCAAGTTCGAATTAGCAACAAAGAACTCAATATTAacatcaatttcattttattgagTAATTCTTTAGTACTTCTTGTCTATATGGTTGATAACTTGATATATAGTTCAATAAGGATGAATATGTAACCCTCTTTTTAGGAAATGTATATCCTATAGTCGGCCAATGACTTTCACAGTTTTATTGTATCATGTTGAACATACAACAAAGACAATACAcacaattttataataatttctatATCTAATGTTAGCCAAAGTAAGTGAATAAATTAATTGgtgctatttttttaataaattccgTATAATTCAAAACTCATTTTAATCgtctttatcatcatcatcttcttcttctttcaaaaattctcataattcttcttattttatcctCCTAGCAACAACCAGTATTACGATTAAAAAATTCcggtgtcaaaattaaaaaatttcttatgtcacggttaaaaaatttcgatactatttttttaataaattttgcaCAACTCAAaagttctttttctttccttattcTGATTTCACCCCCTaataagaacaaaaagaaaaaaaaataaacaaaaaaataaaaattgttgcaATAACCactaggaggaggaagaggagaaaaaaataaaaaagattacggcaacaacaacaataaaagaacgaTAATAAGGATAAAACgcgcaaataaaaaaaagaacatgaagaagaagaattgtgTGATTCATGCACACGATGTGTGAGTGATTTTTATTAGGTTTGTGCCAACTTAGTAGGACTTGgttgataaaaatatttgaatatgtAATGagaccaaaaatatatataataaattattatttctatttataaaaatttaaaatattaacaaatatatccattaataaaagaaaataattttgtactcataatagataaaaagttattatttttatttataaaattttaaaatattaataaaattatacaatGAATAAAATTAATACTTATGTATTTTTGTGACATCAAAACtattttggtttaattactctgttggtccctatagtttcgcaaaattttcaattaggttcctatactttttttactTTCAATTGGGTTcctatacgttaattttttttcaatttagtccttattaatgttaaacgtcaaaaaaatgttagtgaattgtgaaattacttgtatacccttagggacccaattgaaaaaaaaaaaaatatagggacctaattgaaaattcgataaaactataaatattcaataaaagatattcctataattcctattcaatgattctacggggcctgctacacatacaagtaaaaaggccgtacaagttttacaagttatcagcccaaacttcattaacacgcgcattaactcattttgaatggagcgtaactacacgcgccccactcaaacggttcctcttcgtcttcttcttcttcttcttcttctcttcttcttcttcgtcttcgtcttcttcctcttcctcttcctcttcctcttcctcttcttgttcattttttttcgatttttatggtttctaaaattctttttcttcttcttgctgcacgttcttcttcctcttactcttcttcttctccttttctttcgtttctgcacgttcttcttcctcgttttcctctttttcttcttcttcatttacgtcttttctctctgttttctcttttttttttcgatttttcatggtaaaatcgtttttgaagaagaagaagcagcagaagatgatgaggagaaagagaaagagttctgaattatgcataagatgtacttcaacgaattttgggtgtattttcttaaatcctttgggtgtattcctataatcgtttgggtgaattcttgtaaccgtttgggtgtattttctgtaatcctttgggtgtatttctgtaatcatttgggtgtatttgagtgatatctgactgatatctatgggtgtatctgactcatatctatgggtgtatcttactgatatctatgggtgtatttttcatttcagaaaaaatggcaggcagaaaccaagctgaaaaaaatgtaagaacaaatatatgtcttcgatcaaatcagtttttcataatagaaatatatctaactctaattttgctttgtttacagcaaatcaAGGACCTAAAGTGTGCAACCCATCTGTTGagtgagaaattcagaaatatgAGCGAAGAGAAGTgatgcaataagactgtccagGCCATCCTCATTGTTATTGAGTCCATTTTGTCAGATAGATTCGAATGATATTGTCACTGATTAATGTAACTGTTATATACTCTTGTAAGAAATTGAACACATGGTATAAATATATTTGATCCaattataagtaaattttttttccataattaaactctctctggtgtattcaaaatgtctgatttacaggtactataatatgaagtggtgatccagatagattggaacccatatatgacggtctgcatagagatctgcataatacacccaaacatagactataaatacacccgataaaaaattaaatttacacatctactgcagattttaacccaacactacctgaaagccacttgttgtccacaagaccaaaattaattaaactctctctggtgtattcaaaatgtctgatttacaggtactataatatgaagtggtgatccagatagattggaacccatatatgacggtctgcatagagatctgcataatacacccaaacacagactataaatacacccgataaaaaattaaatttacacctctgctgcagattttaacccaacactacctgaaagccacttgttgtccacaagatcaaaatttagcagaaaatcattccaattcctatcaaatgagtctttgctatgagggtttcatttttcctctttgctacatgtaatcaattgattcttaatctcgttttccttcctatttgtgctccacttcgccctgattcagctgacaatctgaagttgaatcatctattatcttcaaaacgagttcaaactttgatttcagaaaccagaaaatcgaaaagaaaacgaagctggagttacagagagaagaactaacgtcaatgacgaagaacaaaccaatgagaaaggagaagaaaagaacgatcgaaaaaccaggggaagacgcgcgagaagaagaacgatgaaatttggaaagaaggaaaacaaagaaggaaacaaatcttttaaatttggtagttatacaAACGCGGAATCTTTGTATAGCGCGTGTAAGTGACGTAGGAGTTGCAACGCGTTTTAGTGGATTAGGCGTTAATGAACTTGTAATAGTTACAAGCCCTAATTGCTTGTATACTGAGCTTTTCCCATACTAAAAATACCTTCTTCTTTTTaactttcaaaatatcttatcttaagaacatactaaaaaaaagattggataaaatgaaacagaaataatagtaataaatatatataaaatgaattgTCAAAATTATTCCCAAAAATATAACAAATCAAAATTTATACaatacaacaagataaaaaatttattaacgtaactttttttaaagaaagaatTATATATCAGACAGAAGAGTATGTTCTCATTGCTTTGAACTCCACATGTTACtgatatttttaattagattaataattaaaaatatttataaaaaataacaaattttgataACCCATCAACTTTTTCCTAAACAAATATAAGCTTAATTAAAATGATGATTACCAATCATGTTAAGTAACACcaaatttatttagtattatcCATATTGAGTAATAACTAATAAACACAAGATTAATATAGTAGCAGTTATCAGTCTGCTGGTTATAATGATAAACACTCTTTCAATAAGAACTAAATCTAAAGTAGTCAGGGGTGTTTTATTATTTAGAAGTGGAATGCAACAACATAGAAGTAGTCAGGGCTTTTTTTGCTTCTCATACACGAGAATAGCTTTGGTCTTGTTATTTCTAATTGTAAGACCATTTTAAACTGTTTTAGATATTTTCAGATAACACATGTTAAGAGAGATGAAAACTTGGTGGCTCACAAATTAGCTAATTTAGCTTTTACCCAACTAAACTTAATATGGCTGAAAGAGATATACCTGCTGAAGTTTGTAATTTGGTTTACAAGGACATTCTAGGTCCTAATAGTTAATACAAAGCAACTtttatgtccaaaaaaaaaaactaaatcagaAGAAATTGACCACATCTTACGTACGAAATCACCTGAGTGGGGACAGTGCACTTTATTTACTTGAAATTTACAATTTAGAGACAAAATAGACAAATGAGAATGAGAACTAGGAAGGTACCCAGAAACTTTGAACTTCGAAGTCATTGATCATACTCATGTTGTTGACGGCATGATTCGGTAGATGTGAATATGCCATGCCAGCATTTCCCTGTTGACGGCATGATTCTGCAATTACATGTGCCCTCGTATTATGCTGTGCAATATTATAATCTGTATATTAACATACAAAATTCAATTCAtgattattattttactaaaagggCAGAATTATATTATTGAGGTTGTAAGATATCTTTGCAATGAGTAGTAAAATTTTCATTCTCACAAAGGCACATGAAACTCTCTGTCTATGTATCAAATCCACAAGTTCCACCTCCTTTGGATGGATCCTGGCAAGACACTCATAGTGAAAGAACACTCCGGCATGGCAAGACACTCATATAAGATCTTAATTCTAGTTGTTAGTTAACAATAATGTATAGACTAAAATAAAAACCATTCTATTATATGATGATGAAAATATAACTAAAGATAAAGACATCAATCCACATAACACAATGGAAGGGCAATtaaatagataaacataagcatgtgTTCAACAGTATATACCTCAACTTCAATGGCACTAAATCCGAATCCAAAATTTCCTTCAACTGCAACAAGTCAATTGGAACAAGCCACTGCAGCTGCAAGTTTGTCTTGGAAATAGATAGACCAAGGATTACTCACTGTAACAATAAACGCGATTTTAGAACCATTGTCAAACGGAATAAACCGCAAATTTGTCTTGAAAATCTCTCACAACCTGGGCAGCAGGATAAAACCACGATGTCTGAGAGTCCTGTATGCCTCTATGACAATGATCAATTAAACTCATAATCaattaataatagataaaatacaTAATCAGAGCTCATAATCAATTCAACTCTCTCAaaggcatttaatcaaacaccttATCTCCAATCTcacatcttttcttatttctaacataatcaattaattatagATAAAATACATAATCAGAACtcataatcaaaattttttaacacaACCAAAACTAATTTTAGCAAACTAAGCTTCACAACTAGATCAATTGGTTCTCCTTGTCATTCAAGATGCTGGTTACCTAATCAAATAAAGTCAAATTACATACAAGCAGCAACCAAAAATAAGCATAAGCAAAATTAGAGGTATTTAACAATCAAGATTTCTCAACATTGTACCTGAAGCATTAGAATCGGGAGAGGATGCCGTTTGACTACTAGTTGTTTTAAGAATTATTACCCAACGCTGACAGAAACCCACATGTTCATTCTACTCCCGATCTTTGCAATTCAAACAAATGAAAGCCATCTGACTGGTTTCCTTCCCACATGCCACCTGGTCCCTTCATCTCCTCCGATCCAACAGttgaaaaactaaaacaaaattcaATCATCACCTGTTGTTGCAGAACCAGTCCAGACAGCAAAAGGGAGTCGAGGAGCGGCAACTCGAGACAAGGCACCCGAGACACAGTGAGGCAAGGCAGGACGAGGGGATGCAATAGGCAAGGCGGACGAGCGGAGCAGAACAGAGCCCCCATGGGCAGAGGGACGACGACCACCCAGCAACGGACGACGACGACGCCATGGAAGACGGTGGTAGCAGAGTGCGACGGAGGAGAAATCCAATAGGAAAATTAGGAGAATAACTTAGGGGTAGTTAGAGTTCTCTGATTTTGGGGGATAAAATATAAAGGGTATTTTTGGTATTTCAAAAAATagagatatttttaattaaattttttaaccaaattatGAGAATATTCAATTTTTTGATGGAATATTCTGTTATTTCAAACGGTTTTATGACggtagggactaaattgaaaaaaaaattaacgtatagggacccaattgaaaggaaaaaagtatagggacctaattgaaaattttgcgaaattaTAGAgatcaacagaataattaaaccaactATTTTCATGgataaaaaactaattttgtttgttcatatttaaatttttcattATATTAAAGTTTTATAGTTAGAAATTAGGATAGATTTCccaatatatatgtgtgtatatatatatataagaaatgtTATGAGCAGAGTCTATCTTTTTAGGTTTGGTTCGGTacgataaaattttaattttttaaaatagtttattaaatttattttttaaaattaatattttaaattgatttgataaataaaattaaaattagttattaataagcataaattactaaaattatgtttgaagaagttatttttagtatttaaaatatttttaatagatataaaatttattaatagagaattgtattgaatttttaattttcaaaacaatatttttatatatattttcaaaaacaacCTTAACTTCTCAAAACTAGAAGTATATGTATATGATTagcaccactttttcaaaatgcTTTTTTAAATTGAACTTtattgggaaaaaaaaaagaaaagaaaattaaccaatatcaataaaaaataaaaatttagttacttttgaattaaaatattgcTATGCACATAGTGAAGTCTTATGGGTAATTTTCTTcctgtaaaattaataattaaatattattgaataatttgatatatttaattaaattattgtttaatatttttaaattttcactttTAAATAAGattggcaatgggtagggtacgGTAGGGTTTGGACCCTACCCTAATCTATCTAcgggttaaaaattttattaaatttctaCCTTATCCTAccccgcgggttgagaatctctcaaccctaaccttACCTGCACcttaaaattctaaaccctatcCTATCCTACTTAacccgcagaaatatcaaatttttttaaagtaaatataaaattcaatcattttgattttatatatgttaataacataaaaaaaaaaaattaatgctttaaattactaaattaagtaactagtttagtggttattcacttattgtaagtcattacataagGGAGGTTGTTAGTTCAATTCTCACTTCTTCTCACTTCTTTCACTATATTACTCTACCCTACCCGCAAGAATACCCGGACCGTACCCTACCCTATCCGCAGCGGGTCGGGTATCCTACCATACccgaacgggttggaccgggttgGATACCCACGAGTAGGATATGAATTGCCAGCCCTACCTTCAAACAAGATAATTCACCAATTCAcatattaaaataagaataaactatTATTTCTATCCACAAAAATTGAAAACGCTAATATATCTGTTCATAAAAGGCAGAAATTACTATTTGCacttataaaaaatagatttttgtagacaaaattattcaaactctaaaaaattaaattaaattcttaaactaCCATTTTTTCCACTACTATTACCATCATTTTTCTCtcttatctctctctctctcaatattCTTAGCGACTCCACTTCCAAACTCTACCACCACTCTCCTCCTCAACTATCACCATCACTGCCTCCATTACCATCACCACCACAGCCATCGCCATCGCCATCCCCACCtttccttccttcttcctcctcttcttccaccTCTTCGCCATATGCCGAAAGATTCTCTCTGCATACAAAACAAGCacaataaaatacataaaaagatTCAAACACACCCTTATCCTGAAAACAATACaacaaatttcaattttttttttcacaaaaaaaatgttttctCCCACCTGTCTAAATCACTAATGTTCTAATTAATCTGATGCTACGTTCATCTAATGCTAATTTGATTCAAATAAATCTATAAAGATGATAACATAATAATGAAAAGAGGATTATTTACTTGAGGAGGAGAAGATCAGAGAGGGTGTGTGGGAGCTTGATACGGCCGAACTCGGTGGCGAACATGGTGAGGTAGATGCAAAAAAGGCTGATGGTGAAGAGGAAGAATACGGCGACGGCGGTGGCAAATTCGCAACTGTTGAGAGAGAACTTCTCAGATTTAGATTTTTTGGTGGCGGGGGAGTCGTCCTCACCATTGTTCTCGAGGTCCTGACGAGCAACCTATTGGTATCGACCGCTATGACGCTCTGCGTCAACCTTAGATCTAGGGTTTCTTTCCGGCATAGACAGAGGCTGAGC
This window contains:
- the LOC112723276 gene encoding dnaJ homolog subfamily C GRV2 isoform X2, whose protein sequence is MIRLYSTSAFYFALAYPGSNLLSIGQLFTVTLVHQGFHGGEEAAVSASLPLAKRSVLGGLLPESLLYVLKRSGPAAFAAAMVSDSDTPEIIWTHKMRAENLIRQVLQHLGDFPQKLSQYCHVLYDYAPMPPVTYPELRDEMWCHHYY
- the LOC112723276 gene encoding dnaJ homolog subfamily C GRV2 isoform X1, with protein sequence MIRLYSTSAFYFALAYPGSNLLSIGQLFTVTLVHQGFHGGEEAAVSASLPLAKRSVLGGLLPESLLYVLKRSGPAAFAAAMVSDSDTPEIIWTHKMRAENLIRQVLQIKVLQHLGDFPQKLSQYCHVLYDYAPMPPVTYPELRDEMWCHHYY